Genomic window (Gemmatimonadota bacterium):
ATGGTCGCCCGACGGACGCGAAATCACCTTCAATCGCACCAACCGTCGGCAGAACGTGATGGAGTTCACCGCCTGTGAGCCGTCCACGGGCGCCTGTCGCGTGGTCGTGCGGGAGGAATGGCCGTCGAGTTGGGTGGAAAACCACCCTGAGATCAGGTTCCTCGCGGATGGCCGGCGGTTCCTGTGGGTCTCGGAACGCACCGGCTTCGCGAACATCTACCTGTATGACTTCACCACGGGACGCCAGTTGGCAGCCGTCACGCGTCACGACGCCGAGGTGTCGCAGATCGTCCGCGTGGATGAAGCGGCGGGGTTGGTATGGTATCTGGCGCGGACCGGCGACAACCACATGAAGATGCAGCTCCACCGGGTCCGCCTGGATGGGTCGGGTGACCAACGCCTCACGGACCCGGCATGGAACCACGCGATCGCGCTGGCGCCCGACGGCCGGCACATCGTGGACGTCGCCCAAACCCACAATCGCGCACCGGTCACCCGCCTGCTCGATGCCCGGGGCGACGTCCTGACGACAGTGATGGAAAGCAACCTCGCGACCTTCGACTCGGTGGGGCTGCGCCGGGTGGAGCTGTTCACCTACAAGGCGGCAGATGGCGTCACCGACCTGCACGGGTTGTTGCACCGGCCGAGCGACTTCGATTCCACCCGCCGGTATCCGGTCCTCGTGACCGTCTACGCCGGCCCGGCGACCAATGGTGCCCGGGAGACGTTCACCACTCCGCACCCGTTGACCGAGCTTGGCTTCCTGGTCCTGAGTCTGGACTCACGCAGTGCGGGTGGTCGCGGCAAGCGATTCCTCGACGCGATCTACCTCAAGCTCGGCACGGTGGAGATCGATGATCAGGCCGCCGGGGTGCGGGCCTTGTGGTCCCGGCCGTACGTCGAGCGCGGGCGCGCAGGGATCTTCGGGTCGTCGTACGGGGGATACGCGTCAGCGCTGGCGTTGCTGCGACATCCGGACGTCTTTGCCGCCGCGTCCGCGTCGTCCAGCGTGACAGACTGGAGGCACTACGACACGATCTACACCGAGCGCTACATGTGGATCCCGCAGGAGAACGCGGCCGGATACGACGCCGGCTCGGCCATGACCCAGGTCGACAAGCTGACCGGTCGCCTCATGCTGTACTATGGCACCGCCGACAACAACGTGCACCCCAACAACACGATGCAGCTCATCCAGGCCCTACAACGGGCCGGGAAGAGCTTTGAGGTGCAGGTGGGGCCGGACGCCGGGCACACCGCCCTGCGCACCGACCGGATGATGGAGTTCTTCATCGAGCAGCTGGTGCTTCGCCCGACCGGGCTCGTTCCCTGACTACTGCGGTTTGCGCGTCTTGACCATGATCGCCCCGGCCTCGTGACCGGGACCGAGCATCTGGATCGCCCGATTCTGGTCCATGAACTTGAGTTCCTCGATCAAGGGGGCCGGCACCGTGCGCAGCTGCTCGAGGTTGGGCTGTCGCTTCTCGTCGATATACAGGATGGCCTCCGTAGCCACCTCGCCCATTCGGCCGTCGCCCCCAGACGACGACATGCGCCCCATGGGGCCACGCAACCACTGCGGCCGCAACCGCCGCACCGCATCATCCGCATTGGTGACCGCGTTGCCCGCCTCGTCGATATCAACGCGCGTGATGGTGTTGCGATCGCCGCGCTTCTGCGCCTCGACCGAGGTCGCGGCCATGAGGGCCAGCACCGCCACGACAAGGAACCTTCGCATGACCACCGGACCGGAGGGTTGGACCGCTATGCTCGCACGCCGCCCGGCCCCTGTCAACGCTCCGTGACCGGCACCCGCGCTCGGCGCCCCTCCACCGCGCTCCCCGCCACATAGATCAGCAGGGACAAGAGCAGCGAGGTGACGAATGGCGCCTCGAACCCGCCAAAGGCGCCCGCCAGGTAGCTGCCGAGCCCGACCAGCAGGGTGACCATGGCCGTGCGCGCACCTCCCCACGGGGTGAACAGGCCAAACACGACGACCACGAGGGCACCGGAACTGCCAAACGCCGAGGCCTGCTCCACCAGCGCGAACACTCCTTCCGCACGCACTGCGAGGACAAACGCGAGGAGGCCAAACGACGCGACGGCGAGCCGCGCGACGCGAACCTTCTGCCGCTCGTCGCTGATGCGAAACACCGGCACGACCAGGTTGTGAGACAACAACCCTGATGCCACCAGCAGCGTGCTGTCCACCGTCGACAGGATCGCCGACAGGAGGCCACCGACGAAGACCACAAACAACACGGGCGGCAGGAGCTGTTGCGCGACCGCGGGCACCACCTGTTCCGCATCGGCCAGCGGCGCGACCACCTGGCGCCCCACGAGCCCAATCAACAGCGGGATCAGGCCCACCACGATGTACATGCCGCCGGCCAACAAGGCGGCGCGTGACGCGACATGCTCGCTCCGGGTCGCCACCACCCGCCCGACCAACTCCGTGGCGATGAGGGAGCCGCAGACCGGGATGCTCCACTCCTCAATCAGGGCCAGCCAGCTGACATCAGCAGGCGGACGAATGGTGATGGCCCCTGGCGCCGTCAGCACGCCCGCCACGGACGTGCCTTCCGGTAGCGCGAGGACAACGGCGACCGCGACCACCACCAGCCCAAGGATCACGATGGCCCCCTGGACCAGGTCCGTGACGGCGTCAGCCAACAGGCCGCCAAACACCGTGTACATGATGGTGAACCCCGTGGCCAGGGCGATCGCCGCTTCCAGCTCAAATGCGCCCGCGAGTGACAGGACCTGCCCAAAGGCGCGGACCTGTGCGGCGGCCCACAGGATCGAGCTGGGGATGAGGATCACGGCGGCGACCCGTTCCACCGACACGGCGTACCGTGTCCGGAACAGGTCGGCGAGTGTCGTGAGCTGTCGTCGCCACAGGGGACGCGCGAAGATGAAGCCCATCCCCACCAGGCAGAGCCCGTAGCCGAACGGTTCGGCGTTGGCGAGCGACGCCCCCTGGCTGTACGCGGTCCCCGCCGACCCCATCACGGTCTCGGCCCCGAACCAGGTGGCAAAAAACGAGAAGGTCGCGAGGGGATAGCCTAACGAGCGCCCGGCCAGCAGGTAGTCGGACTCGCTGCGAACCCGCTTCGAGGCCCAGACCCCGATGCCGAATTGCAGCACGAGGTACCCCAGGATGGCGAGGAGCAGTGGAGACACGCGTTCGGATCGAAGGGTAATGAGTGGGGCTGGTGACGCGGCGGCGACCCTTGCCTTGCAGGGCCCCCGTCAGCACCGCCCCGGTGCGCCACCCAACCACCGCCACTTCGCGCGGGTACGCTATCCCGGTCCCCGCCCGCCCGCCAGACGGCGCCACCCTGCATCTTGGCGCGCGCGCCCGTCTCGATTCGCCGATGGGCACCGTTAGGTCGGCGGGGCCCGGCCCTCTTCCTCGGCCGCGCCCCGCCCACAGCTGACCCGTCGCGGCGTCAGCCGGGCTCGAGGTGCAAGCGGCGGATCAACGCCCCAAAGCGGGGATGCAGCCGTAGGGCGTCCCACGCCGGGCGCACGCCGAGCCAGAGCAGGTCCGGCGCGTGTTCCTCGACCGCGGCGTCGAGCAGGTCCAGGGCGGTATCGACGCGACCGAGCGCGGCGGCCACCACGGCGCGATGTGCGGGTGAGGTGTACCGCTCCGTCGAGCGCTCTTCCAGCTCGCGATGGAGCCGTTCGGCGGCGTCGGTCGCACCTGCGGCGGCCTGCGCGCATGCGAGGACCGCCAACGCCTCCCCACTGCGACGGGACGCCTGCACAGCGCGTTCGGCGTGCGTCACCGCCGCCGCGTGGTCACCCGTTGCCGTCAGGACCTGTGCGAGAAAGAAGTGACCGGGACCAAAGCCGGGGTCGAACTCGACGACTTGTCGGGCCACGCGCTGCGCCTCGCCGAACTGGCGTGCATACAGGAGCTGGGAGGCGAAGGTCACGCGCAGGACTGGCGACAGCGGATCGATCGCCAGCGCCCGCTCGATCGACTCGCGTGCCTCGGCGTGTCGCCCGCGTGGCGTCAGGCTCATGATCGCGAGCCCCTGGTGCGCCGCAGGCAAGAGCGGATTCAGGGCCACCGCCTGCCGGAACGTCGCCTCGGCCAGCTCCCACTGCCACGCCTCCACCGCCTCGACCTGGGCCAGCGCCACGCGCGCCTCCGCGAGGGACGGATCACGCCGCAGGGCCTCGCCGGCGGCCTGGCGCGCCAGCGGCAGTACTTCGTTGGGGGAAACATGTCCATACACCCCCCGGGTCACGTAGACCTGGGCGAGCCCGGCCCACGCCGGCGCATACTCCGGATCCAGCCGGAGCGCGTCGCGGTAGGCGTCCATCGCGTGTTGCATCGCAACGTCCGTGCGCTGGTTCCAGGCGTGCCGCGCCTTGAGGACGGCGTCGTACACCTCCAGGCGCGGCACCACGGACTGGCTCGGGGCCGACAGGTCGCCGAGCAGGGTGACGTTCAGTGCGTGGGCAATGGCCGCGCCGATCTCGTCCTGGATGGCAAAGACATCGGCCAGGGCCCGGTCGTACCGACCGGACCAGCCCTGGAAGCCGGAGGCGGCATCCACCAGCTGCGCAGTCACGCGCAGGCGGTCCCCGGCGCGCCGCACACTCCCGGTCAGGAGGTGGCGCACCCCAAGCCGGTTCCCGATAGTTTGTATGTCGTCGGCGGTATCGCGAAGGGCGAACGACGAGTGGCGCGCACACACCCGCATGGTCCGCCGCAGGGAGAGCTGTGTGAGGATCTCCTCGGTGATGCCATCGGAGAGGTAGTCGCTGTCCGCGTCGCCCCCCAGGTTGCGGAACGGGAGGACGGCGATGCTTGGCACATCTTCCGGAGAGCGGGCCACATGAATTGCGCCGGTCGCGAACGGCGCCGTCGCTCCGCGAAGCGCCGCCAGCAGGGCGGCCTCGAACTCGCCGGCTGTGGCGAACCGCTCCGCGGGATCGCTCGCCAACACCTTGCGCAGGACGACATCCAGGTCGGGCGGTACCTCCACGCGTCGCGCCCTCGCTGACGGTACCACGCCGGTGAACCGCCGCGCCATCTGCTCCTGCACCGTGGTGCCACCAAAGGCCTTCTCGCCCACAAGCATCTCGAACAACA
Coding sequences:
- a CDS encoding DPP IV N-terminal domain-containing protein, with translation MRTSPWLFLSLVPVLLPAQDRLRTMPRFERYQQLSRVIPGSVRSGAITATWDADSRGFRYQHGGKGWRYDLATRRATESGTSAAPNAGRRGGPERGRQYDVAVSPDSTRKAFYKDRNLWIADTSGANAFAVTTDGNAEARTKNGSASWVYGEELGQVTAMWWSPDGKQLAYYRFDESPVKDFYLQMDQTKVQSALDVEAYPKAGSPNPVVELFVYDVASRRTQRIDVRHGQPFTNDVVGHYVYAVGWSPDGREITFNRTNRRQNVMEFTACEPSTGACRVVVREEWPSSWVENHPEIRFLADGRRFLWVSERTGFANIYLYDFTTGRQLAAVTRHDAEVSQIVRVDEAAGLVWYLARTGDNHMKMQLHRVRLDGSGDQRLTDPAWNHAIALAPDGRHIVDVAQTHNRAPVTRLLDARGDVLTTVMESNLATFDSVGLRRVELFTYKAADGVTDLHGLLHRPSDFDSTRRYPVLVTVYAGPATNGARETFTTPHPLTELGFLVLSLDSRSAGGRGKRFLDAIYLKLGTVEIDDQAAGVRALWSRPYVERGRAGIFGSSYGGYASALALLRHPDVFAAASASSSVTDWRHYDTIYTERYMWIPQENAAGYDAGSAMTQVDKLTGRLMLYYGTADNNVHPNNTMQLIQALQRAGKSFEVQVGPDAGHTALRTDRMMEFFIEQLVLRPTGLVP
- a CDS encoding sodium:solute symporter family protein: MSPLLLAILGYLVLQFGIGVWASKRVRSESDYLLAGRSLGYPLATFSFFATWFGAETVMGSAGTAYSQGASLANAEPFGYGLCLVGMGFIFARPLWRRQLTTLADLFRTRYAVSVERVAAVILIPSSILWAAAQVRAFGQVLSLAGAFELEAAIALATGFTIMYTVFGGLLADAVTDLVQGAIVILGLVVVAVAVVLALPEGTSVAGVLTAPGAITIRPPADVSWLALIEEWSIPVCGSLIATELVGRVVATRSEHVASRAALLAGGMYIVVGLIPLLIGLVGRQVVAPLADAEQVVPAVAQQLLPPVLFVVFVGGLLSAILSTVDSTLLVASGLLSHNLVVPVFRISDERQKVRVARLAVASFGLLAFVLAVRAEGVFALVEQASAFGSSGALVVVVFGLFTPWGGARTAMVTLLVGLGSYLAGAFGGFEAPFVTSLLLSLLIYVAGSAVEGRRARVPVTER
- a CDS encoding protein kinase yields the protein MTDLSIPDLNLALAGRYLVEREIAVGGMATVYLVVDPKHQRRVALKVMKSSVAEGGGTSRFLREIGVTARLAHPHILPLLDSGDLLGLPYYAMPFVDGETLRERIAREGRLPVAEAVHLAAEVADALAYAHAQGIIHRDIKPANILLAGRHAIVADFGVAKALTPTPIAVDVDDITQEGNAVGTIAYMSPEQAVGEPHLDGRSDLFSLGIVLFEMLVGEKAFGGTTVQEQMARRFTGVVPSARARRVEVPPDLDVVLRKVLASDPAERFATAGEFEAALLAALRGATAPFATGAIHVARSPEDVPSIAVLPFRNLGGDADSDYLSDGITEEILTQLSLRRTMRVCARHSSFALRDTADDIQTIGNRLGVRHLLTGSVRRAGDRLRVTAQLVDAASGFQGWSGRYDRALADVFAIQDEIGAAIAHALNVTLLGDLSAPSQSVVPRLEVYDAVLKARHAWNQRTDVAMQHAMDAYRDALRLDPEYAPAWAGLAQVYVTRGVYGHVSPNEVLPLARQAAGEALRRDPSLAEARVALAQVEAVEAWQWELAEATFRQAVALNPLLPAAHQGLAIMSLTPRGRHAEARESIERALAIDPLSPVLRVTFASQLLYARQFGEAQRVARQVVEFDPGFGPGHFFLAQVLTATGDHAAAVTHAERAVQASRRSGEALAVLACAQAAAGATDAAERLHRELEERSTERYTSPAHRAVVAAALGRVDTALDLLDAAVEEHAPDLLWLGVRPAWDALRLHPRFGALIRRLHLEPG